A part of Rhodamnia argentea isolate NSW1041297 chromosome 8, ASM2092103v1, whole genome shotgun sequence genomic DNA contains:
- the LOC115744726 gene encoding uncharacterized protein LOC115744726, translated as MLIRSVSVLSRVVFRRMLRTHVLSRFVGGQWVLSEFLEGQWLRTLILFSLICQIILVCLGDRRKYVPNGLIRPLTWLAYLMANSVASNALAMITNNAARIDNQYVPGYLIENITLTTFWAPFLLLHLGGPDRITAYSLEDNELWSRHCLTLFNQTAAIVAIFSFAWSQSRFYKLSILMMVPALIKYGERVWVLWAASSDHFKKFCPDLEPDHRSRILEEYKLKEIEGYKLISLTVNEVHEVMRTHVEADLIQLSDEQLYERCQFELLAARGLVDIFKRIFADLPLSFKEYDTSRSVLMGKNFLVVHRVIEIELGFLYDLLYTKALVIYGGFGPPLRFCSITVTFIVLILFTFTHKNKFLSSSSFDINVTYALLVVALLLEMYAVCELLSSDWTACRLINNKHFGFLKFINRFYPLHKRRRWSNSIGQYNLLSVSLEETQSSAWHRVLGYLRVDLMEAVQKYLYQSHEKVSDDLKGFIIKQLIADDRKRDAELPSPWTSRGSDALERNNQSVSLKWSIELEFAESIIVWHIATEICYHRGDPSSGDNSANSERDEETEARCKISEHLSRYMVYLVVMYPRMVPTETIRIRYQDTYAAALKFFEQETRERRRTLKMAEACKLLLDQMKTKDGLTVPNSRRSKSKFLLHNGCRLAEQLLLIADGKERWRVVSEVWMEMLAYAASECDAECHARQLRRGGELLTHVWFLMTHFGLTDYFTMKNAPAVVDMIVK; from the coding sequence ATGCTAATACGCAGCGTTTCAGTTCTTAGCAGAGTGGTTTTTCGGAGGATGCTGAGGACACATGTTCTGAGTAGATTCGTGGGGGGCCAGTGGGTTCTGAGTGAATTCCTGGAGGGCCAGTGGTTGCGCACTCTAATCTTATTCAGCCTCATCTGCCAAATAATACTTGTTTGCCTCGGTGACCGCCGGAAGTACGTTCCGAATGGTTTGATCAGGCCACTCACTTGGTTGGCCTACTTGATGGCCAACTCAGTTGCTTCAAATGCGCTCGCGATGATAACAAATAATGCGGCGCGGATAGATAATCAATACGTTCCGGGATATCTCATCGAAAACATCACACTAACGACGTTTTGGGCGccatttttgttgttgcatCTGGGTGGTCCTGATAGGATCACAGCTTATTCTCTGGAAGACAATGAACTCTGGTCAAGGCACTGTTTAACCCTGTTTAACCAGACGGCTGCCATTGTTGCCATCTTCTCCTTTGCGTGGAGCCAGTCCAGGTTTTACAAACTTTCCATTCTGATGATGGTCCCTGCTCTCATTAAGTATGGCGAAAGAGTATGGGTGCTATGGGCTGCTAGCAGCGACCACTTCAAAAAATTTTGCCCGGACCTCGAACCTGATCATCGTTCCAGGATCCTGGAAGAGTACAAACTGAAGGAGATCGAGGGTTACAAGCTCATTTCACTCACAGTGAATGAGGTGCATGAAGTGATGAGAACACATGTGGAAGCAGATCTTATACAACTTTCGGATGAGCAACTGTATGAGCGCTGTCAGTTTGAACTCCTGGCAGCCAGAGGCTTGGTGGACATTTTCAAGCGCATTTTTGCAGATCTTCCGCTCAGCTTTAAGGAGTATGACACTAGCCGGTCAGTTCTCATGGGCAAAAATTTTCTTGTGGTTCACAGAGTTATTGAGATTGAACTGGGTTTTCTTTATGATTTGCTATACACCAAAGCATTGGTAATCTATGGTGGTTTCGGCCCCCCCCTCCGTTTCTGCAGCATCACCGTAACATTCATCGTCTTGATACTTTTCACTTTCACTCACAAGAATAAGTTCTTATCAAGCTCATCTTTTGATATCAACGTCACCTATGCATTGCTAGTTGTGGCGCTTTTACTTGAGATGTATGCAGTGTGCGAGCTTCTTTCATCGGACTGGACTGCATGTCGGCTGATTAACAACAAGCACTTCGGCTTCCTTAAATTTATAAATAGGTTCTACCCGCTGCACAAAAGGAGAAGGTGGTCGAACTCGATCGGTCAATACAACCTGCTGAGTGTCTCCCTGGAGGAAACACAATCATCAGCTTGGCATAGAGTTCTCGGGTACCTGCGCGTGGACCTAATGGAGGCTGTGCAGAAGTACCTCTATCAGAGCCATGAGAAGGTGAGCGATGACTTGAAGGGGTTCATCATCAAGCAACTGATCGCAGATGATCGAAAGAGAGATGCGGAACTCCCTTCCCCATGGACCAGCAGGGGAAGCGACGCTCTCGAAAGGAATAACCAGTCGGTTAGTCTTAAATGGAGCATCGAATTGGAGTTCGCTGAGAGCATAATCGTTTGGCACATTGCTACAGAAATATGCTACCACCGAGGAGATCCCAGTAGTGGGGACAACTCTGCTAATTCAGAACGTGATGAAGAAACTGAAGCTAGATGTAAAATTAGCGAGCACTTGTCCCGATATATGGTATATCTTGTAGTTATGTACCCTAGAATGGTGCCTACAGAAACCATCCGTATCAGATACCAGGACACTTATGCTGCAGCCCTGAAGTTCTTTGAGCAGGAGACGCGGGAAAGACGTCGCACATTGAAGATGGCTGAAGCTTGCAAGCTGTTGCTTGATCAAATGAAGACCAAAGACGGCTTGACCGTTCCAAATAGTCGGAGAAGCAAGAGCAAATTCTTGTTGCATAACGGATGCCGTCTCGCAGAACAGCTGCTCCTCATTGCCGATGGAAAGGAGAGATGGAGAGTCGTTAGCGAGGTTTGGATGGAAATGTTGGCTTATGCCGCGAGTGAATGTGACGCAGAGTGTCATGCAAGGCAACTGAGACGAGGAGGGGAGCTACTAACTCATGTCTGGTTTCTGATGACTCATTTTGGCCTAACGGATTATTTCACGATGAAGAATGCCCCGGCGGTAGTCGACATGATCGTCAAGTGA